In a single window of the Cucumis melo cultivar AY chromosome 11, USDA_Cmelo_AY_1.0, whole genome shotgun sequence genome:
- the LOC103497772 gene encoding beta-glucosidase-like SFR2, chloroplastic isoform X1 produces MTLVALFLNATKLAGVLVTLTVAANAFSFNRYRRKNLRPFVSPIDDSSDVLADFTLTEGEREFFFGLATAPAHVEDRLNDAWLQFAEEQPCNTSESQQGMQPADALMASAAGDGGSQQAAYPEKKNDKGKPLKIAMEAMIRGFKKYVGEEEEVDECHHNVAAWHNVPHPEERLRFWSDPDTELQLAKNTGSSVFRMGIDWSRIMTQEPVNGLKASVNYAALERYKWIINRVRSYGMKVMLTLFHHSLPPWAGEYGGWKLEKTVDYFLEFTRLVVDNTVDMVDYWVTFNEPHVFCMLTYCAGAWPGGHPDMLEVATSALPTGVFQQAMHWITIAHLQAYDYIHEKSNSSSSIVGVAHHVSFMRPYGLFDVAAVTLANTLTLFPYIDSISKKLDFIGINYYGQEVVSGSGLKLVGSDEYSESGRGVYPDGLYRMLLQYHERYKHLNLPFIITENGVSDETDLIRRPYLIEHLLAVYAAMMKGVPVLGYLFWTISDNWEWADGYGPKFGLVAVDRANDLARIPRQSYHLFSKIVNSGKITREDRIQAWNDLHLAAKQKMTRPFYRAVNRHGLMYAGGLDEPIQRPYAKRDWRFGYYEMEGLQDPLSRLYRSFLRPFSVLGKKKKKTAKDKTRLILRPLEL; encoded by the exons ATGACGCTTGTGGCTCTCTTCCTTAACGCCACCAAGTTAGCCGGCGTTTTGGTTACTCTCACCGTCGCCGCCAATGCCTTCTCCTTCAACCGTTACCGGAGAAAGAATCTCCGCCCATTCGTTTCCCCCATTGATGACTCCTCTGATGTTCTCGCCGACTTCACTCTAACCG AGGGCGAACGTGAGTTCTTCTTTGGTCTCGCGACTGCCCCTGCCCATGTTGAGGATCGGCTCAACGATGCTTGGCTTCAGTTTGCTGAAGAACAACCCTGTAATACATCGGAATCGCAACAGGGGATGCAGCCAGCAGATGCTTTGATGGCATCTGCTGCTGGCGATGGTGGGTCTCAGCAGGCTGCATATcctgaaaagaaaaatgataaaggAAAGCCTCTTAAAATAGCGATGGAAGCCATGATTAGAGGATTTAAGAAGTATGTAGGAGAAGAAGAGGAGGTTGATGAATGCCATCATAACGTAGCTGCATGGCACAATGTCCCTCACCC AGAAGAGAGACTTAGGTTTTGGTCTGATCCTGATACAGAGCTGCAACTGGCTAAAAATACTGGGAGCAGCGTGTTTAGGATGGGAATAGATTGGTCTAGAATCATGACTCAAGAACCAGTTAATGGACTTAAAGCAAGT GTTAATTATGCAGCATTGGAGCGGTATAAGTGGATCATCAACAGGGTTCGTTCATATGGGATGAAAGTAATGCTTACACTGTTTCATCATTCCCTGCCTCCGTGGGCTGGGGAGTATGGAGGGTGGAAGCTAGAAAAAACCGTTGATTATTTCTTGGAATTCACTAG GCTAGTTGTCGACAACACAGTGGATATGGTGGATTATTGGGTCACTTTTAATGAGCCTCATGTCTTTTGCATGCTCACCTACTGTGCTGGTGCCTGGCCTGGAGGTCATCCTGATATGCTTGAAGTTGCCACCTCTGCACTGCCTACTGGTGTTTTTCAACAGGCAATGCATTGGATAACCATTGCACACTTGCAGGCCTATGACTATATCCATGAGAAAAG TAACTCGTCAAGTTCCATTGTCGGAGTCGCACACCATGTCTCTTTTATGCGGCCGTATGGTCTTTTCGATGTAGCTGCTGTTACGTTGGCAAACACTTTGACACTTTTCCCATATATAGATAGCATTTCAAAAAAACTTGATTTTATAGGCATCAACTATTACGGGCag GAAGTGGTATCTGGGTCTGGACTAAAACTTGTAGGGTCAGACGAGTATAGTGAATCTGGACGTGGGGTGTATCCTGATGGGTTGTATCGCATGTTGCTTCAGTACCATGAAAGGTACAAACATTTGAATCTTCCATTTATAATCACTGAAAATGGGGTATCCGATGAAACCGATTTGATTCGTCGGCCATATTTGATCGAACATTTGCTTGCTGTTTATGCTGCCATGATGAAG GGTGTTCCTGTACTTGGCTATTTGTTTTGGACTATCTCTGACAATTGGGAGTGGGCTGATGGTTATGGTCCTAAATTTGGACTTGTAGCAGTTGATCGTGCCAATGATCTTGCCCGAATACCACGTCAATCTTATCACCTATTCTCTAAA ATAGTAAACTCAGGTAAAATTACTCGCGAAGATCGTATTCAAGCATGGAATGATCTGCACTTGGCTGCTAAACAGAAGATGACTCGACCATTTTATCGGGCTGTTAATAGACACGGTTTGATGTATGCAG GAGGCCTTGATGAGCCTATTCAACGGCCTTATGCCAAAAGAGACTGGCGGTTTGGTTACTATGAGATGGAAGGCCTTCAGGACCCATTAAGTCGCTTATACAGATCCTTTCTTAGGCCTTTTTCTGTtttagggaaaaagaaaaagaaaactgcCAAGGATAAGACAAGGCTTATTCTTAGACCTCTTGAACTCTAA
- the LOC103497772 gene encoding beta-glucosidase-like SFR2, chloroplastic isoform X2, producing the protein MTLVALFLNATKLAGVLVTLTVAANAFSFNRYRRKNLRPFVSPIDDSSDVLADFTLTEGEREFFFGLATAPAHVEDRLNDAWLQFAEEQPCNTSESQQGMQPADALMASAAGDGGSQQAAYPEKKNDKGKPLKIAMEAMIRGFKKYVGEEEEVDECHHNVAAWHNVPHPEERLRFWSDPDTELQLAKNTGSSVFRMGIDWSRIMTQEPVNGLKASVNYAALERYKWIINRVRSYGMKVMLTLFHHSLPPWAGEYGGWKLEKTVDYFLEFTRLVVDNTVDMVDYWVTFNEPHVFCMLTYCAGAWPGGHPDMLEVATSALPTGVFQQAMHWITIAHLQAYDYIHEKSNSSSSIVGVAHHVSFMRPYGLFDVAAVTLANTLTLFPYIDSISKKLDFIGINYYGQEVVSGSGLKLVGSDEYSESGRGVYPDGLYRMLLQYHERYKHLNLPFIITENGVSDETDLIRRPYLIEHLLAVYAAMMKGVPVLGYLFWTISDNWEWADGYGPKFGLVAVDRANDLARIPRQSYHLFSKNTWWLS; encoded by the exons ATGACGCTTGTGGCTCTCTTCCTTAACGCCACCAAGTTAGCCGGCGTTTTGGTTACTCTCACCGTCGCCGCCAATGCCTTCTCCTTCAACCGTTACCGGAGAAAGAATCTCCGCCCATTCGTTTCCCCCATTGATGACTCCTCTGATGTTCTCGCCGACTTCACTCTAACCG AGGGCGAACGTGAGTTCTTCTTTGGTCTCGCGACTGCCCCTGCCCATGTTGAGGATCGGCTCAACGATGCTTGGCTTCAGTTTGCTGAAGAACAACCCTGTAATACATCGGAATCGCAACAGGGGATGCAGCCAGCAGATGCTTTGATGGCATCTGCTGCTGGCGATGGTGGGTCTCAGCAGGCTGCATATcctgaaaagaaaaatgataaaggAAAGCCTCTTAAAATAGCGATGGAAGCCATGATTAGAGGATTTAAGAAGTATGTAGGAGAAGAAGAGGAGGTTGATGAATGCCATCATAACGTAGCTGCATGGCACAATGTCCCTCACCC AGAAGAGAGACTTAGGTTTTGGTCTGATCCTGATACAGAGCTGCAACTGGCTAAAAATACTGGGAGCAGCGTGTTTAGGATGGGAATAGATTGGTCTAGAATCATGACTCAAGAACCAGTTAATGGACTTAAAGCAAGT GTTAATTATGCAGCATTGGAGCGGTATAAGTGGATCATCAACAGGGTTCGTTCATATGGGATGAAAGTAATGCTTACACTGTTTCATCATTCCCTGCCTCCGTGGGCTGGGGAGTATGGAGGGTGGAAGCTAGAAAAAACCGTTGATTATTTCTTGGAATTCACTAG GCTAGTTGTCGACAACACAGTGGATATGGTGGATTATTGGGTCACTTTTAATGAGCCTCATGTCTTTTGCATGCTCACCTACTGTGCTGGTGCCTGGCCTGGAGGTCATCCTGATATGCTTGAAGTTGCCACCTCTGCACTGCCTACTGGTGTTTTTCAACAGGCAATGCATTGGATAACCATTGCACACTTGCAGGCCTATGACTATATCCATGAGAAAAG TAACTCGTCAAGTTCCATTGTCGGAGTCGCACACCATGTCTCTTTTATGCGGCCGTATGGTCTTTTCGATGTAGCTGCTGTTACGTTGGCAAACACTTTGACACTTTTCCCATATATAGATAGCATTTCAAAAAAACTTGATTTTATAGGCATCAACTATTACGGGCag GAAGTGGTATCTGGGTCTGGACTAAAACTTGTAGGGTCAGACGAGTATAGTGAATCTGGACGTGGGGTGTATCCTGATGGGTTGTATCGCATGTTGCTTCAGTACCATGAAAGGTACAAACATTTGAATCTTCCATTTATAATCACTGAAAATGGGGTATCCGATGAAACCGATTTGATTCGTCGGCCATATTTGATCGAACATTTGCTTGCTGTTTATGCTGCCATGATGAAG GGTGTTCCTGTACTTGGCTATTTGTTTTGGACTATCTCTGACAATTGGGAGTGGGCTGATGGTTATGGTCCTAAATTTGGACTTGTAGCAGTTGATCGTGCCAATGATCTTGCCCGAATACCACGTCAATCTTATCACCTATTCTCTAAA AACACTTGGTGGTTATCATAA